The region ATGCCGCGCGCGAGATGGCCCAGGTCGTCGTGTATGACCTCGAGTTCTCGGGCTTGTTTGTATCGCTTCCGGCCGCCGAGTATCCGCCGGGTTTCGCGGGCTTCGACCCGGATGTTGCCAAGGTCAACCTCGATCCCTGGCGCCAGACCCGGGCCGAATACGTCGTACATGCCGTGGTCACGCTCGAAGGCGACACGTTGCTGGCCGAACTGCGCCTGTTCGATCTTCTTTCGAAGCAGCAGGTGCTGGGACGCGGCCTGCGCGCGCAACGCGATTTGCCGCGTCTTCTCGCCCACCGGTTCACGGAGGAGGTGATCCGCTACATCGACGGTACCCCGGGCATCGGCACGACGGAAATCAGTTTCAGCGCCATCAGCGGGCCCAACAGCAAGGAAATCTTCGTAGCCGACTACGACGGCGCGAATATGCGGCAGGTGACACAGCACGGCACCGTCTCCATCATGCCCCAAATGTCGCCGGACGGCACCCGGATTGCCTACCTGTCGTACAAGGACCGATACTGCTTCCTGTACGTCTACGACCGGCGCACGGGCAAGTCCACGCCGCTCTCGAAAGAAGTTGGCCTCAACGCGGCGCCGGCATGGGCGCCCGACGGCAGCCGCCTCGCCATCGTGCTGAGCAAAGACGCCAACACGGAGATTTACCTGCGGAACGCGGATGGCTCGGGGCTTACGCGGCTCACCAACAACAAGAACGGTGATACCTCGCCGACCTTCGACCCCTCCGGACAGCGGATTGCATTCGTGAGCGACCGGGGCGGCACGCCGCAGGTCTGGGTCATGAATGTGGACGGGTCCGGCGCGCAGCGGCTCTCGGTGCAAGGCGGCAACTCCTATGACCCGGAATGGTCGCCGGACGGCAAGTGGATCGCTTACGTGGCCGAGCGCCGCGGCGAGGGGCTGGAAATCTACATCATGGATGCCCAGACCGGGCAAAGCTGGCAGCGGTTGACAAACTCCCAAGGCAGCAATGAGTCGCCCAGCTGGTCCGCCGACGGCCGGCATGTCATTTTCTCCACGACGCGCAACGGGCGTGCCGAACTTTATTCTTATACGATCAAGACGGGCGAAGAACGGCCCGTGCCTAACGTGACTAACCGCGCCCAAGGGCCTTCCTGGGGCCCGCGCCGCAGTGAGTGACCGTGACCGCAACGGGCGAAAAACTCATAGCGACCAACCGCCGTGCCGGCCGCGATTACATCGTGCTTGACAAGATGGAAGCGGGTATCGCCCTCATGGGCACGGAGGTGAAATCGCTGCGCGTTTCCGGCGGCATCACGCTCAAGGACAGCTACGCCGACATCGAGAGCGGCCAGCTGTATCTGCTTAACGCGCATATCAATCCCTATGAACAGGGCAATCTGTTCAACCATGATCCGGAACGCAAACGCAAGCTTCTCATGCACAAGCGCGAAATCCTGCGGTTGGGTCAGCGGATTGAAGAAAAAGGCTTCACGCTTATTCCGCTGCGCGTTTATTTCAAGCGGGGGCGCGTCAAGATCGAATTGGGCCTGTGCCGCGGCAAGCATGTCTTTGACAAGCGGGAAGACATCAAGAAGCGCGAAAGCGAGCGGGAAATTGACCGCGCGATGAAACACGCGCGCCGGAGTTGACCCCGGATTCCGCGGCGCCGCGAAGCCGGGCTGACGCCGTTGCCGCCGATTGCTCGCGTCGCGAAGGGAAAACTGCTACGCTGCTGCCCGGTGGCGAAAGAGCACGGTGGGAACCTGATGGGGGTCTGATTATGGAAACGTTGCCGCTGGATGCGTACCGCTTCGCGCTTGACCACACGGTGGATGCGGTGATCATCACGGACCTGAACAGCGTGATTCAGTATGTAAATCCCGCGTTTTCGGAAACGACCGGCTTTGCCGCGGAAGAAGCCATCGGCAAGAAACCGGGCATCCTCCGTTCCCGGCAGACAACCGCGGAGACCTACAAGCAGATGTGGTCCGTTATCCGGGCGGGCGGCTGGTGGCGCGGCGAGATTGTCAACGTGAAGAAGAATGGGGAGGAGTGGTACAGCTACCTCTCGATCACGCAAATTCGCGACGGCGAAGGCCGGCCGTTTGCCTATGTCGGCATTTCCCGCGATATTACCGAGATGAAGCGGCTTCAATTCCAGCTCCGGGATGCCGGCCTTGAGGCGATTTTCATGCTGTCCGTCGCGTCCGAAGCCAAGGACGACGTCACGGGGAGCCATATTCGGCGCGTACAGCATTATGCGCAGGCACTCGCGCTCCGGCTGGGTCTTTCGGAGGTCGAGGCGGAGACGATCGGGTACTCGAGCATGATGCACGATATCGGCAAAATGCACGTGCCGGACGCGGTCCTGAAGAAAGCGGGCCCACTCACCCGCGAGGAGTGGGAACTCATGGTGCGCCATCCGGAAAGCGGCGTGGCCATTCTGCGCGACAAGCCGTTCTACAGCGTTGCCCGCGACATTGCGGGCAATCATCACGAACGCTGGGACGGCTCCGGCTATCCGCGGGGCAAGCGGGGCGAAGAAATCCCGCTCGCATCGCGCATTGTCACCGTGGCGGACGTGTTTGACGCATTGACGACCCGCCGTCCTTACAAGGCCGCGTGGACCATCGATGCGGCCCTGGACGAATTGCGGGCGCAGCGGGGCAAGACCTTCGACCCGCGAGTTGTCGATGCGTTCCTGGAACTGTGGGCGGACGGCGTTGTGGACGCGATCCGCCGCGACTTTCCGTCGCCTGAATCCACGGCGGTGTGATACGCGGGATGGAATCCGGTGGCGGAAAGCACGTTATTGCGCCGATTCCGTTGACACTCGCGCGGGCCTTATGTTACGTTGAGCACCGGACTTAGGTGATTTTCCCGTGTGGAGGAAGCGCCCGGGGCTCCGCTCCGGTGATGGATTTCCGGGTGGCGTTGTGGTTTTTGTCAATAAACGGTGCAATGCGTACTGGCAGACAATCAGCGGCGGCGCGGCATGGCGTAAGCCTGCATGGGCAACTGACCGCCCGGTAAGAGGGGCCCTATGAAGCGAATTTCGAAACTCCTCGTCTTGTCAGCCCTGGTGTGGGCAGTGGCCGCGCCTCAAGCTTCGGCATGGGGGCCGCGCGCCCAGCGCAGTATCGCCTATATGGCGCTGCAAGTGATTCAGAAAGACCACCCGGACCTGCTGCGCGAGTATGAAACGGACTTGTTGCGCGGCAGTGAAGAAGGGTACGCGGCGATCACCGATGCCTTTCCCCTGAATTCGGACGGGGAATCGGTGGTCGGCGTGGGGCTGCAGATTCGCCTGCTGCGCGAGACCCGGGAATTGGGTGTGGGCAGTTATTTCGCGTACCGCATGGGCGTACTGGCCACGCTCACGGCCGATGTCCTGTTGCCGTATGGTTTTGCCTGGACCCCGCAGGAACAGGCGCTGCGCGACCGTATCGCCGAGGACATTGACGCCCACCTGGATGACTTTCGCTACGCAGGCCGTTCCTCGCGGCGCACGTATGTTCGCCACGTGCGGGCCTATTTCGCGGAACGCCGCACCTTCTTTGAAGACAACAAGACCCTCATCGCGGACGATTACTCGGCGGGCCTGGGATACGCGGGATTCCTTTCCGAAGCTGCGCCCGCCTATTTTCAGAGGGCCGTTGAAGCCGTAGCCGACGTCTGGTACACGGTTTTGCGCACGGAGGCCGACCCGAGCGATGAGGAACTCTCGCGGCCTCTGATGACGTGGTACCTCGTGCGTGAAATCGAGTACCTGCTGCAGGTGAAGAAGAATCT is a window of Candidatus Hydrogenedentota bacterium DNA encoding:
- a CDS encoding PAS domain S-box protein, whose translation is METLPLDAYRFALDHTVDAVIITDLNSVIQYVNPAFSETTGFAAEEAIGKKPGILRSRQTTAETYKQMWSVIRAGGWWRGEIVNVKKNGEEWYSYLSITQIRDGEGRPFAYVGISRDITEMKRLQFQLRDAGLEAIFMLSVASEAKDDVTGSHIRRVQHYAQALALRLGLSEVEAETIGYSSMMHDIGKMHVPDAVLKKAGPLTREEWELMVRHPESGVAILRDKPFYSVARDIAGNHHERWDGSGYPRGKRGEEIPLASRIVTVADVFDALTTRRPYKAAWTIDAALDELRAQRGKTFDPRVVDAFLELWADGVVDAIRRDFPSPESTAV
- the tolB gene encoding Tol-Pal system beta propeller repeat protein TolB, with amino-acid sequence MNRRSILMLVLAVLAAQTPVWAQGAVSIDIRRGVDQRSVVAVPPFLAQPGLENAAREMAQVVVYDLEFSGLFVSLPAAEYPPGFAGFDPDVAKVNLDPWRQTRAEYVVHAVVTLEGDTLLAELRLFDLLSKQQVLGRGLRAQRDLPRLLAHRFTEEVIRYIDGTPGIGTTEISFSAISGPNSKEIFVADYDGANMRQVTQHGTVSIMPQMSPDGTRIAYLSYKDRYCFLYVYDRRTGKSTPLSKEVGLNAAPAWAPDGSRLAIVLSKDANTEIYLRNADGSGLTRLTNNKNGDTSPTFDPSGQRIAFVSDRGGTPQVWVMNVDGSGAQRLSVQGGNSYDPEWSPDGKWIAYVAERRGEGLEIYIMDAQTGQSWQRLTNSQGSNESPSWSADGRHVIFSTTRNGRAELYSYTIKTGEERPVPNVTNRAQGPSWGPRRSE
- the smpB gene encoding SsrA-binding protein SmpB, translated to MTATGEKLIATNRRAGRDYIVLDKMEAGIALMGTEVKSLRVSGGITLKDSYADIESGQLYLLNAHINPYEQGNLFNHDPERKRKLLMHKREILRLGQRIEEKGFTLIPLRVYFKRGRVKIELGLCRGKHVFDKREDIKKRESEREIDRAMKHARRS